Proteins from one Cryptomeria japonica chromosome 4, Sugi_1.0, whole genome shotgun sequence genomic window:
- the LOC131074018 gene encoding probable xyloglucan endotransglucosylase/hydrolase protein 5 has protein sequence MKNWFLSLKRGAKAGYICPLLLLFIYFLSQGECSTFNENYAISWGGDHVKLSNDGQTAQLLMDRVSGSGFASKNQYLFGSFNMKIKLVPGNSAGTVTAYYMSSDSSSHDEVDFEFLGNLQGKDYILQTNVFAGGVGNREQRIRLWFDPSADFHNYSILWNQKQIVFGVDSIPIRVFKNNEGVGVPYLKNQPMKIISTLWNGEDWATDGGKVKIDWSKAPFIASYQAFEVDGCMASAQSCSGHWWEQPEFQGLSQNQLNSLKWVERNYMLYDYCKDKSGRFSSAPPECAINP, from the exons ATGAAGAATTGGTTTTTGAGTTTAAAAAGAGGAGCAAAGGCAGGTTATATCTGTccattgcttcttttgtttataTACTTTTTGTCACAAGGAGAATGTTCCACCTTCAATGAAAACTATGCTATCTCATGGGGAGGTGACCATGTTAAATTGTCAAATGATGGACAGACAGCACAGCTCCTTATGGACAGAGTTTCAG GTTCTGGTTTCGCCTCGAAAAATCAATACTTGTTTGGGAGCTTTAACATGAAAATTAAGCTGGTCCCTGGAAATTCTGCAGGGACAGTAACTGCATATTAT ATGTCCTCAGACTCATCGTCCCATGACGAAGTAGACTTTGAATTCCTTGGAAACCTGCAAGGAAAGGATTACATTCTACAAACCAACGTTTTTGCAGGGGGTGTCGGAAACAGAGAGCAAAGAATTCGTCTCTGGTTTGATCCATCTGCAGACTTCCATAATTATTCAATTCTTTGGAACCAAAAGCAAATAGT ATTTGGTGTGGATTCAATACCCATCCGCGTGTTCAAGAACAATGAAGGAGTTGGGGTGCCATATCTAAAGAATCaacccatgaaaatcatctccACCCTTTGGAATGGGGAAGACTGGGCCACAGATGGAGGAAAAGTGAAAATAGATTGGAGTAAAGCTCCCTTCATTGCATCTTATCAGGCCTTTGAAGTGGATGGGTGTATGGCATCTGCTCAGTCGTGCAGTGGGCACTGGTGGGAGCAACCGGAATTTCAGGGCCTAAGTCAAAACCAACTGAACAGTCTTAAATGGGTGGAAAGAAATTATATGTTATATGACTACTGCAAGGATAAATCAGGAAGGTTTTCCAGTGCTCCGCCTGAATGTGCAATAAACCCCTGA